The following coding sequences lie in one Anas platyrhynchos isolate ZD024472 breed Pekin duck chromosome 15, IASCAAS_PekinDuck_T2T, whole genome shotgun sequence genomic window:
- the LOC101798315 gene encoding von Willebrand factor A domain-containing protein 3A isoform X7, which translates to MDTHVRKMAQLLDNDQFLEKVGVTTKSSVQSDHPPWQDFTLSDLGPDNGLLKVEMKKIQSEKVQTTEEWLRNYSLESLKLTLEHLMKEGNVISDSRNGVEEVEFTEETVTDFESRLSEVIELYQQRIQWLLKDSRKVFGLVKGTKVGLVVDVSDMNYKPRLLDFQKDLLCLIDEQLCYKKQLYCLSFGTEISPLWESPKTINVHVLHEARQWVQQLAPGGGCNLLKALKHVFTMKKLNSLVIIVGSCTDQPLEILADYAQQCMLGRKLLAHVVIYDCSSPAALAVLKNLAELVRGRYHCYSSKGEISDSSDLYLLLQECQKAKDLLKSIKQNFQRRIGGSLTSRIADVSTEFANTATSSFLPKPPKHEGPLVIQTPCFLAKTSTDWLKTNGLKAKKLNLYQVLAPNAFSPVEEFVPILQKTVSSTLHEASDGDLFLLFFFFSLYCYIFPTKLVLYEIMKSCRL; encoded by the exons ATGGATACACATGTCAGGAAAATGGCACAATTGCTGGACAATGATCAGTTTTTGGAAAAAGTCGG TGTGACCACAAAATCCAGTGTACAGAGTGATCATCCACCATGGCAAGATTTTACTCTGTCTGATCTAGGACCGGATAACGGATTGCTG AAagtagaaatgaagaaaatacagtCAGAAAAGGTACAAACCACAGAAGAATGGCTAAGAAACTACAGTTTAGAATCCTTGAAATTAACATTAGAACATCTGATGAAAGAAGGCAATGTTATTTC GGATTCAAGAAACGGTGTTGAAGAGGTAGAGTTTACAGAGGAGACTGTTACCGATTTTGAGTCCAGACTTTCTGA GGTGATTGAACTTTATCAGCAGCGAATTCAGTGGCTGTTGAAGGACAGCAGAAAG GTGTTTGGCCTTGTAAAAGGTACCAAAGTTGGACTTGTGGTTGATGTGTCTGATATGAACTACAAACCTCGACTACTGGATTTTCAGAAAGACCTTTTG TGTTTAATAGATGAACAGCTGTGTTATAAGAAGCAATTGTATTGCCTCTCATTTGGTACAGAAATTTCACCTCTGTGGGAGAGTCCAAAAACCATCAATGTTCATGT GCTACATGAAGCAAGACAGTGGGTACAGCAGCTGGCCCCTGGTGGAGGCTGCAATTTACTGAAAGCCTTAAAACATGTCTTTACAATGAAAAAGCTGAATTCTCTGGTTATTATTGTAGGAAGCTG CACTGATCAGCCTTTGGAAATACTGGCTGACTATGCTCAGCAATGTATGCTGGGGAGAAAACTTCTGGCTCATGTTGTTATATATGATTGCAGCAGTCCTGCTGCTCTC GCAGTTCTAAAGAACCTTGCAGAACTTGTAAGAGGCCGTTATCATTGCTACTCTTCAAAGGGGGAG ATTTCTGATAGTAGTGATCTTTATCTGCTACTTCAAGAATGCCAGAAGGCTAAGGATCTGCTCAAGAGTATCAAACAAAATTTTCAAAGGCGAATTGGTGGCTCACTTACCAGTAGAATAGCAGAT GTTTCCACAGAATTTGCAAATACAGCAACTTCCAGCTTCCTACCAAAGCCTCCAAAGCATGAAGGACCATTAGTTATTCAAACACCATGCTTCCTGGCCAAAACTTCAACAGACTGGTTAAAGACAAATGGATTGAAAG CTAAGAAGTTAAACCTTTATCAAGTTTTGGCTCCCAATGCTTTCTCTCCTGTGGAAGAATTTGTACCAATTCTTCAAAAAACAGTATCATCAACTCTGCATGAGGCAAGTGATGGGgacctgtttcttctttttttttttttttctttgtactgctACATTTTTCCAACTAAATTGGTGCTTTATGAGATAATGAAATCCTGCAGGCTTTAA
- the LOC101798315 gene encoding von Willebrand factor A domain-containing protein 3A isoform X1: MMQFEWHDGTMKNIHVDLPVLYNYQKLLAKMVRIYEKQIDWLSVASRRIWGNVYEKRVVILVDISATNSMYIIHIQHYLRLLLEEQMSDKDYFNIIAFGSDIVPWQLELVPSQPENLQKAWRWVLSLQCRGSRNFMSALRQAVEVDFKYKDKHKSQGLYLLTTGIPDQETHLISTYVAEACRGFDLQLHVCLFSVMEDVDSSGIIPARYANPTETAIAFKEIVHAANGRFHWFGEAGIFESDDITVIVSEIEKANNYSQKCAFLVESLKQRSGNQSANPFVPEASSNMLVTKEKRKPQKLLSPKPTALSLARMYIKENHSAKKSSSIRVLAWRPTSAKAEIPPVQTIKKWPQTENKRKDKSRKQTECSVSVFYTDKGRNVGTVYRKYPKTTCTRKSVPSVTLPKKEEICSSKEWLTKYSIKKLKLELPRLMFGPSCTHRKKIVESLHKKVSAKYCTIFPSVEVNGVVKHLQVQSKELEIYTEQMEKVLQRYLQRIQWLLSGSRRLFGTILEANVCVLIDTSGSMDPYLPHITKELASLIWEQLRKNEVRFNLLRFSENTESWREYLVEATDKTCHDAVQWVSKFHAHGNTCILMALQKALSFQDIEALYVLTDGKPDTSCSLILKEIESLRKKQDIKIHTISFSCADREANEFLKKLASQTGGRYHCSFGDVDGQLAAHRMLMEGFDDEDDPVFPYFEGDDLKKLTEEVAKARSFLKQAKSLRLLLENWNMNRKDNSVFKKSAQVNSHHNRSYLTYS, encoded by the exons ATGATGCAGTTTGAATGGCATGATGGAACTATGAAAAATATCCATGTTGACCTGCCAGTATTATACAACTATCAG AAACTCCTTGCCAAAATGGTAAGAATCTATGAAAAACAAATCGACTGGCTGTCCGTTGCTAGCAGAAGAATATGGGgaaatgtttatgaaaagaG GGTGGTTATACTTGTTGATATATCAGCGACAAACTCTATGTACATCATCCATATCCAACATTATTTGCGACTTTTACTTGAGGAACAAATGTCAGATAAGGATTACTTCAATATTATAGC ATTTGGGAGTGACATTGTGCCTTGGCAGCTGGAACTAGTTCCTTCTCAACCAGAAAACTTACAAAAAGCTTGGAG GTGGGTGTTGAGCTTGCAATGCAGAGGGAGTAGAAATTTCATGAGTGCTCTCAGGCAAGCTGTTGAAGTAGACTTCAAATATAAAGATAAACACAAATCACAAGGACTTTACCTCTTGACTACTGGAATACCTGATCAGGAAACA cacTTAATCAGTACTTATGTGGCTGAGGCTTGCAGAGGTTTTGATTTGCAGCTTCATGTCTGTCTGTTCAGTGTAATGGAAGATGTTGACTCCAGTGGGATTATTCCAGCCCGCTATGCTAACCCAACTGAAACTGCCATCGCTTTTAAAGAAATAGTACATGCAGCCAATGGGAGATTTCATTGGTTTGGAGAAGCAG GTATTTTTGAAAGTGATGATATCACTGTTATTGTGTCTGAaattgaaaaagcaaacaactacTCCCAAAAG TGTGCATTCTTAGTGGAATCCTTAAAGCAACGTTCAGGAAATCAGTCTGCTAACCCATTTGTACCAGAAGCAAGCTCAAACATGCTTgtgacaaaagagaaaagaaagccaCAGAAGCTGCtatctccaaaacccacagctCTGAGCCTGGCTAGAATG TATATTAAAGAAAACCACAGTGCAAAGAAATCTTCTTCCATAAGAGTACTGGCATGGCGTCCTACTAGTGCAAAAGCAGAAATTCCACCAG tacaaacaataaaaaaatggcCTCAGActgagaataaaagaaaagataaatcaAGGAAACAGACAGAGTGTTCTGTGTCAGTATTCTATACTGATAAAGGAAGAAATGTGG GTACAGTATACCGAAAGTATCCAAAGACAACGTGCACAAGAAAGAGCGTTCCCTCTGTTACATTGccaaaaaaagaggaaatctgTTCAAGCAAAGAG TGGCTGACTAagtacagtattaaaaaactTAAACTGGAATTGCCCAGACTGATGTTTGGTCCAAGCTGTACTCACCGAAAGAAAATTGTGGAGTCTCTGCACAAGAAAGTATCAGCAAAATACTGCACTATCTTCCCTAGTGTAGAAGTCAAT GGGGTTGTGAAACATCTGCAGGTTCAATCTAAAGAACTGGAAATCTACACTGAACAAATGGAGAAGGTGTTGCAACGCTATCTACAAAGAATACAGTGGCTTCTGTCAG GAAGCCGAAGATTGTTTGGTACCATTTTAGAAGCAAATGTCTGTGTTTTAATTGATACGTCTGGTTCCATGGACCCATATTTGCCACATATCACAAAAGAACTTGCATCCCTTATCTGGGAACAgctaagaaaaaatgaagtcag GTTTAACCTGCtgagattttcagaaaatacagagaGCTGGAGGGAGTATCTTGTAGAGGCTACTGATAAAACATGTCATGATGCTGTGCAGTGGGTGTCCAAATTCCACGCTCATGGTAATACATGTATCCTTATGGCTTTACAG AAAGCTCTCAGTTTCCAAGACATAGAGGCACTGTATGTATTGACTGATGGAAAACCAGATACCAGTTGCAGtctgattttgaaagaaattgaaagtttgagaaagaaacaagataTTAAAATTCACACCATTTCATTTAGCTGTGCGGACAG AGAAGCTAATGAATTTCTGAAGAAGCTTGCGTCCCAAACAGGAGGGCGCTACCACTGCAGTTTTGGAGATGTGGATGGCCAACTAGCAGCACACCGAATGTTGATGGAGGGGTTTGATGATGAAGAT GATCCAGTTTTCCCTTACTTTGAAGGAGATGATTTAAAGAAACTTACTGAAGAAGTAGCAAAAGCTAGAAGTTTTTTAAAGCAGGCAAAATCTTTGAG gTTATTACTAGAAAATTGGAATATGAACCGAAAGGACaattctgtctttaaaaaaagtgCTCAGGTAAACAGTCACCACAATAGATCATATCTTACATATAGTTGA
- the LOC101798315 gene encoding von Willebrand factor A domain-containing protein 3A isoform X8: MKKIQSEKVQTTEEWLRNYSLESLKLTLEHLMKEGNVISDSRNGVEEVEFTEETVTDFESRLSEVIELYQQRIQWLLKDSRKVFGLVKGTKVGLVVDVSDMNYKPRLLDFQKDLLCLIDEQLCYKKQLYCLSFGTEISPLWESPKTINVHVLHEARQWVQQLAPGGGCNLLKALKHVFTMKKLNSLVIIVGSCTDQPLEILADYAQQCMLGRKLLAHVVIYDCSSPAALAVLKNLAELVRGRYHCYSSKGEISDSSDLYLLLQECQKAKDLLKSIKQNFQRRIGGSLTSRIADVSTEFANTATSSFLPKPPKHEGPLVIQTPCFLAKTSTDWLKTNGLKAKKLNLYQVLAPNAFSPVEEFVPILQKTVSSTLHEASDGDLFLLFFFFSLYCYIFPTKLVLYEIMKSCRL, translated from the exons atgaagaaaatacagtCAGAAAAGGTACAAACCACAGAAGAATGGCTAAGAAACTACAGTTTAGAATCCTTGAAATTAACATTAGAACATCTGATGAAAGAAGGCAATGTTATTTC GGATTCAAGAAACGGTGTTGAAGAGGTAGAGTTTACAGAGGAGACTGTTACCGATTTTGAGTCCAGACTTTCTGA GGTGATTGAACTTTATCAGCAGCGAATTCAGTGGCTGTTGAAGGACAGCAGAAAG GTGTTTGGCCTTGTAAAAGGTACCAAAGTTGGACTTGTGGTTGATGTGTCTGATATGAACTACAAACCTCGACTACTGGATTTTCAGAAAGACCTTTTG TGTTTAATAGATGAACAGCTGTGTTATAAGAAGCAATTGTATTGCCTCTCATTTGGTACAGAAATTTCACCTCTGTGGGAGAGTCCAAAAACCATCAATGTTCATGT GCTACATGAAGCAAGACAGTGGGTACAGCAGCTGGCCCCTGGTGGAGGCTGCAATTTACTGAAAGCCTTAAAACATGTCTTTACAATGAAAAAGCTGAATTCTCTGGTTATTATTGTAGGAAGCTG CACTGATCAGCCTTTGGAAATACTGGCTGACTATGCTCAGCAATGTATGCTGGGGAGAAAACTTCTGGCTCATGTTGTTATATATGATTGCAGCAGTCCTGCTGCTCTC GCAGTTCTAAAGAACCTTGCAGAACTTGTAAGAGGCCGTTATCATTGCTACTCTTCAAAGGGGGAG ATTTCTGATAGTAGTGATCTTTATCTGCTACTTCAAGAATGCCAGAAGGCTAAGGATCTGCTCAAGAGTATCAAACAAAATTTTCAAAGGCGAATTGGTGGCTCACTTACCAGTAGAATAGCAGAT GTTTCCACAGAATTTGCAAATACAGCAACTTCCAGCTTCCTACCAAAGCCTCCAAAGCATGAAGGACCATTAGTTATTCAAACACCATGCTTCCTGGCCAAAACTTCAACAGACTGGTTAAAGACAAATGGATTGAAAG CTAAGAAGTTAAACCTTTATCAAGTTTTGGCTCCCAATGCTTTCTCTCCTGTGGAAGAATTTGTACCAATTCTTCAAAAAACAGTATCATCAACTCTGCATGAGGCAAGTGATGGGgacctgtttcttctttttttttttttttctttgtactgctACATTTTTCCAACTAAATTGGTGCTTTATGAGATAATGAAATCCTGCAGGCTTTAA
- the LOC101798315 gene encoding von Willebrand factor A domain-containing protein 3A isoform X4, producing MMQFEWHDGTMKNIHVDLPVLYNYQKLLAKMVRIYEKQIDWLSVASRRIWGNVYEKRVVILVDISATNSMYIIHIQHYLRLLLEEQMSDKDYFNIIAFGSDIVPWQLELVPSQPENLQKAWRWVLSLQCRGSRNFMSALRQAVEVDFKYKDKHKSQGLYLLTTGIPDQETHLISTYVAEACRGFDLQLHVCLFSVMEDVDSSGIIPARYANPTETAIAFKEIVHAANGRFHWFGEAGIFESDDITVIVSEIEKANNYSQKCAFLVESLKQRSGNQSANPFVPEASSNMLVTKEKRKPQKLLSPKPTALSLARMYIKENHSAKKSSSIRVLAWRPTSAKAEIPPVQTIKKWPQTENKRKDKSRKQTECSVSVFYTDKGRNVGTVYRKYPKTTCTRKSVPSVTLPKKEEICSSKEWLTKYSIKKLKLELPRLMFGPSCTHRKKIVESLHKKVSAKYCTIFPSVEVNGVVKHLQVQSKELEIYTEQMEKVLQRYLQRIQWLLSGSRRLFGTILEANVCVLIDTSGSMDPYLPHITKELASLIWEQLRKNEVRFNLLRFSENTESWREYLVEATDKTCHDAVQWVSKFHAHGNTCILMALQKALSFQDIEALYVLTDGKPDTSCSLILKEIESLRKKQDIKIHTISFSCADREANEFLKKLASQTGGRYHCSFGDVDGQLAAHRMLMEGFDDEDDPVFPYFEGDDLKKLTEEVAKARSFLKQAKSLRLLLENWNMNRKDNSVFKKSAQD from the exons ATGATGCAGTTTGAATGGCATGATGGAACTATGAAAAATATCCATGTTGACCTGCCAGTATTATACAACTATCAG AAACTCCTTGCCAAAATGGTAAGAATCTATGAAAAACAAATCGACTGGCTGTCCGTTGCTAGCAGAAGAATATGGGgaaatgtttatgaaaagaG GGTGGTTATACTTGTTGATATATCAGCGACAAACTCTATGTACATCATCCATATCCAACATTATTTGCGACTTTTACTTGAGGAACAAATGTCAGATAAGGATTACTTCAATATTATAGC ATTTGGGAGTGACATTGTGCCTTGGCAGCTGGAACTAGTTCCTTCTCAACCAGAAAACTTACAAAAAGCTTGGAG GTGGGTGTTGAGCTTGCAATGCAGAGGGAGTAGAAATTTCATGAGTGCTCTCAGGCAAGCTGTTGAAGTAGACTTCAAATATAAAGATAAACACAAATCACAAGGACTTTACCTCTTGACTACTGGAATACCTGATCAGGAAACA cacTTAATCAGTACTTATGTGGCTGAGGCTTGCAGAGGTTTTGATTTGCAGCTTCATGTCTGTCTGTTCAGTGTAATGGAAGATGTTGACTCCAGTGGGATTATTCCAGCCCGCTATGCTAACCCAACTGAAACTGCCATCGCTTTTAAAGAAATAGTACATGCAGCCAATGGGAGATTTCATTGGTTTGGAGAAGCAG GTATTTTTGAAAGTGATGATATCACTGTTATTGTGTCTGAaattgaaaaagcaaacaactacTCCCAAAAG TGTGCATTCTTAGTGGAATCCTTAAAGCAACGTTCAGGAAATCAGTCTGCTAACCCATTTGTACCAGAAGCAAGCTCAAACATGCTTgtgacaaaagagaaaagaaagccaCAGAAGCTGCtatctccaaaacccacagctCTGAGCCTGGCTAGAATG TATATTAAAGAAAACCACAGTGCAAAGAAATCTTCTTCCATAAGAGTACTGGCATGGCGTCCTACTAGTGCAAAAGCAGAAATTCCACCAG tacaaacaataaaaaaatggcCTCAGActgagaataaaagaaaagataaatcaAGGAAACAGACAGAGTGTTCTGTGTCAGTATTCTATACTGATAAAGGAAGAAATGTGG GTACAGTATACCGAAAGTATCCAAAGACAACGTGCACAAGAAAGAGCGTTCCCTCTGTTACATTGccaaaaaaagaggaaatctgTTCAAGCAAAGAG TGGCTGACTAagtacagtattaaaaaactTAAACTGGAATTGCCCAGACTGATGTTTGGTCCAAGCTGTACTCACCGAAAGAAAATTGTGGAGTCTCTGCACAAGAAAGTATCAGCAAAATACTGCACTATCTTCCCTAGTGTAGAAGTCAAT GGGGTTGTGAAACATCTGCAGGTTCAATCTAAAGAACTGGAAATCTACACTGAACAAATGGAGAAGGTGTTGCAACGCTATCTACAAAGAATACAGTGGCTTCTGTCAG GAAGCCGAAGATTGTTTGGTACCATTTTAGAAGCAAATGTCTGTGTTTTAATTGATACGTCTGGTTCCATGGACCCATATTTGCCACATATCACAAAAGAACTTGCATCCCTTATCTGGGAACAgctaagaaaaaatgaagtcag GTTTAACCTGCtgagattttcagaaaatacagagaGCTGGAGGGAGTATCTTGTAGAGGCTACTGATAAAACATGTCATGATGCTGTGCAGTGGGTGTCCAAATTCCACGCTCATGGTAATACATGTATCCTTATGGCTTTACAG AAAGCTCTCAGTTTCCAAGACATAGAGGCACTGTATGTATTGACTGATGGAAAACCAGATACCAGTTGCAGtctgattttgaaagaaattgaaagtttgagaaagaaacaagataTTAAAATTCACACCATTTCATTTAGCTGTGCGGACAG AGAAGCTAATGAATTTCTGAAGAAGCTTGCGTCCCAAACAGGAGGGCGCTACCACTGCAGTTTTGGAGATGTGGATGGCCAACTAGCAGCACACCGAATGTTGATGGAGGGGTTTGATGATGAAGAT GATCCAGTTTTCCCTTACTTTGAAGGAGATGATTTAAAGAAACTTACTGAAGAAGTAGCAAAAGCTAGAAGTTTTTTAAAGCAGGCAAAATCTTTGAG gTTATTACTAGAAAATTGGAATATGAACCGAAAGGACaattctgtctttaaaaaaagtgCTCAG GATTAA
- the LOC101798315 gene encoding von Willebrand factor A domain-containing protein 3A isoform X10 — MDTHVRKMAQLLDNDQFLEKVGVTTKSSVQSDHPPWQDFTLSDLGPDNGLLKVEMKKIQSEKVQTTEEWLRNYSLESLKLTLEHLMKEGNVISDSRNGVEEVEFTEETVTDFESRLSEVIELYQQRIQWLLKDSRKVFGLVKGTKVGLVVDVSDMNYKPRLLDFQKDLLCLIDEQLCYKKQLYCLSFGTEISPLWESPKTINVHVLHEARQWVQQLAPGGGCNLLKALKHVFTMKKLNSLVIIVGSCTDQPLEILADYAQQCMLGRKLLAHVVIYDCSSPAALAVLKNLAELVRGRYHCYSSKGEISDSSDLYLLLQECQKAKDLLKSIKQNFQRRIGGSLTSRIADVSTEFANTATSSFLPKPPKHEGPLVIQTPCFLAKTSTDWLKTNGLKGSTERKA; from the exons ATGGATACACATGTCAGGAAAATGGCACAATTGCTGGACAATGATCAGTTTTTGGAAAAAGTCGG TGTGACCACAAAATCCAGTGTACAGAGTGATCATCCACCATGGCAAGATTTTACTCTGTCTGATCTAGGACCGGATAACGGATTGCTG AAagtagaaatgaagaaaatacagtCAGAAAAGGTACAAACCACAGAAGAATGGCTAAGAAACTACAGTTTAGAATCCTTGAAATTAACATTAGAACATCTGATGAAAGAAGGCAATGTTATTTC GGATTCAAGAAACGGTGTTGAAGAGGTAGAGTTTACAGAGGAGACTGTTACCGATTTTGAGTCCAGACTTTCTGA GGTGATTGAACTTTATCAGCAGCGAATTCAGTGGCTGTTGAAGGACAGCAGAAAG GTGTTTGGCCTTGTAAAAGGTACCAAAGTTGGACTTGTGGTTGATGTGTCTGATATGAACTACAAACCTCGACTACTGGATTTTCAGAAAGACCTTTTG TGTTTAATAGATGAACAGCTGTGTTATAAGAAGCAATTGTATTGCCTCTCATTTGGTACAGAAATTTCACCTCTGTGGGAGAGTCCAAAAACCATCAATGTTCATGT GCTACATGAAGCAAGACAGTGGGTACAGCAGCTGGCCCCTGGTGGAGGCTGCAATTTACTGAAAGCCTTAAAACATGTCTTTACAATGAAAAAGCTGAATTCTCTGGTTATTATTGTAGGAAGCTG CACTGATCAGCCTTTGGAAATACTGGCTGACTATGCTCAGCAATGTATGCTGGGGAGAAAACTTCTGGCTCATGTTGTTATATATGATTGCAGCAGTCCTGCTGCTCTC GCAGTTCTAAAGAACCTTGCAGAACTTGTAAGAGGCCGTTATCATTGCTACTCTTCAAAGGGGGAG ATTTCTGATAGTAGTGATCTTTATCTGCTACTTCAAGAATGCCAGAAGGCTAAGGATCTGCTCAAGAGTATCAAACAAAATTTTCAAAGGCGAATTGGTGGCTCACTTACCAGTAGAATAGCAGAT GTTTCCACAGAATTTGCAAATACAGCAACTTCCAGCTTCCTACCAAAGCCTCCAAAGCATGAAGGACCATTAGTTATTCAAACACCATGCTTCCTGGCCAAAACTTCAACAGACTGGTTAAAGACAAATGGATTGAAAGGTAGCACAGAAAGGAAAGCTTAA
- the LOC101798315 gene encoding von Willebrand factor A domain-containing protein 3A isoform X2, producing MMQFEWHDGTMKNIHVDLPVLYNYQKLLAKMVRIYEKQIDWLSVASRRIWGNVYEKRVVILVDISATNSMYIIHIQHYLRLLLEEQMSDKDYFNIIAFGSDIVPWQLELVPSQPENLQKAWRWVLSLQCRGSRNFMSALRQAVEVDFKYKDKHKSQGLYLLTTGIPDQETHLISTYVAEACRGFDLQLHVCLFSVMEDVDSSGIIPARYANPTETAIAFKEIVHAANGRFHWFGEAGIFESDDITVIVSEIEKANNYSQKCAFLVESLKQRSGNQSANPFVPEASSNMLVTKEKRKPQKLLSPKPTALSLARMYIKENHSAKKSSSIRVLAWRPTSAKAEIPPVQTIKKWPQTENKRKDKSRKQTECSVSVFYTDKGRNVGTVYRKYPKTTCTRKSVPSVTLPKKEEICSSKEWLTKYSIKKLKLELPRLMFGPSCTHRKKIVESLHKKVSAKYCTIFPSVEVNGVVKHLQVQSKELEIYTEQMEKVLQRYLQRIQWLLSGSRRLFGTILEANVCVLIDTSGSMDPYLPHITKELASLIWEQLRKNEVRFNLLRFSENTESWREYLVEATDKTCHDAVQWVSKFHAHGNTCILMALQKALSFQDIEALYVLTDGKPDTSCSLILKEIESLRKKQDIKIHTISFSCADREANEFLKKLASQTGGRYHCSFGDVDGQLAAHRMLMEGFDDEDDPVFPYFEGDDLKKLTEEVAKARSFLKQAKSLRLLLENWNMNRKDNSVFKKSAQVGQSCCLQSNFFL from the exons ATGATGCAGTTTGAATGGCATGATGGAACTATGAAAAATATCCATGTTGACCTGCCAGTATTATACAACTATCAG AAACTCCTTGCCAAAATGGTAAGAATCTATGAAAAACAAATCGACTGGCTGTCCGTTGCTAGCAGAAGAATATGGGgaaatgtttatgaaaagaG GGTGGTTATACTTGTTGATATATCAGCGACAAACTCTATGTACATCATCCATATCCAACATTATTTGCGACTTTTACTTGAGGAACAAATGTCAGATAAGGATTACTTCAATATTATAGC ATTTGGGAGTGACATTGTGCCTTGGCAGCTGGAACTAGTTCCTTCTCAACCAGAAAACTTACAAAAAGCTTGGAG GTGGGTGTTGAGCTTGCAATGCAGAGGGAGTAGAAATTTCATGAGTGCTCTCAGGCAAGCTGTTGAAGTAGACTTCAAATATAAAGATAAACACAAATCACAAGGACTTTACCTCTTGACTACTGGAATACCTGATCAGGAAACA cacTTAATCAGTACTTATGTGGCTGAGGCTTGCAGAGGTTTTGATTTGCAGCTTCATGTCTGTCTGTTCAGTGTAATGGAAGATGTTGACTCCAGTGGGATTATTCCAGCCCGCTATGCTAACCCAACTGAAACTGCCATCGCTTTTAAAGAAATAGTACATGCAGCCAATGGGAGATTTCATTGGTTTGGAGAAGCAG GTATTTTTGAAAGTGATGATATCACTGTTATTGTGTCTGAaattgaaaaagcaaacaactacTCCCAAAAG TGTGCATTCTTAGTGGAATCCTTAAAGCAACGTTCAGGAAATCAGTCTGCTAACCCATTTGTACCAGAAGCAAGCTCAAACATGCTTgtgacaaaagagaaaagaaagccaCAGAAGCTGCtatctccaaaacccacagctCTGAGCCTGGCTAGAATG TATATTAAAGAAAACCACAGTGCAAAGAAATCTTCTTCCATAAGAGTACTGGCATGGCGTCCTACTAGTGCAAAAGCAGAAATTCCACCAG tacaaacaataaaaaaatggcCTCAGActgagaataaaagaaaagataaatcaAGGAAACAGACAGAGTGTTCTGTGTCAGTATTCTATACTGATAAAGGAAGAAATGTGG GTACAGTATACCGAAAGTATCCAAAGACAACGTGCACAAGAAAGAGCGTTCCCTCTGTTACATTGccaaaaaaagaggaaatctgTTCAAGCAAAGAG TGGCTGACTAagtacagtattaaaaaactTAAACTGGAATTGCCCAGACTGATGTTTGGTCCAAGCTGTACTCACCGAAAGAAAATTGTGGAGTCTCTGCACAAGAAAGTATCAGCAAAATACTGCACTATCTTCCCTAGTGTAGAAGTCAAT GGGGTTGTGAAACATCTGCAGGTTCAATCTAAAGAACTGGAAATCTACACTGAACAAATGGAGAAGGTGTTGCAACGCTATCTACAAAGAATACAGTGGCTTCTGTCAG GAAGCCGAAGATTGTTTGGTACCATTTTAGAAGCAAATGTCTGTGTTTTAATTGATACGTCTGGTTCCATGGACCCATATTTGCCACATATCACAAAAGAACTTGCATCCCTTATCTGGGAACAgctaagaaaaaatgaagtcag GTTTAACCTGCtgagattttcagaaaatacagagaGCTGGAGGGAGTATCTTGTAGAGGCTACTGATAAAACATGTCATGATGCTGTGCAGTGGGTGTCCAAATTCCACGCTCATGGTAATACATGTATCCTTATGGCTTTACAG AAAGCTCTCAGTTTCCAAGACATAGAGGCACTGTATGTATTGACTGATGGAAAACCAGATACCAGTTGCAGtctgattttgaaagaaattgaaagtttgagaaagaaacaagataTTAAAATTCACACCATTTCATTTAGCTGTGCGGACAG AGAAGCTAATGAATTTCTGAAGAAGCTTGCGTCCCAAACAGGAGGGCGCTACCACTGCAGTTTTGGAGATGTGGATGGCCAACTAGCAGCACACCGAATGTTGATGGAGGGGTTTGATGATGAAGAT GATCCAGTTTTCCCTTACTTTGAAGGAGATGATTTAAAGAAACTTACTGAAGAAGTAGCAAAAGCTAGAAGTTTTTTAAAGCAGGCAAAATCTTTGAG gTTATTACTAGAAAATTGGAATATGAACCGAAAGGACaattctgtctttaaaaaaagtgCTCAG GTTGGTcagtcctgctgcctgcagagcaacttcttcctttaa